One region of Qipengyuania gaetbuli genomic DNA includes:
- a CDS encoding SDR family NAD(P)-dependent oxidoreductase → MSFEGKTAWITGASSGIGAALAKEWAARGAAIILSGRDEARLAEVAASLPTETLLLPFDVRDEGAMEAATDKATGWIGHVDIFVANAGISQRSPAVDTAMQVYRDIIEVDLTAQIAATQALLPHFTARGSGHLMFISSIAGKVGVPMRTAYCAAKHGLIGYADALRGELSQSGVAVHVVCPGSVATDVSRNALTADGSKRGRSDKVIDNGIPPQEAARRIIDAVEAGEREIIVAEGMEQAMGESRRTPDAMFDQVAAMVAAGYMEKMQAED, encoded by the coding sequence ATGAGTTTCGAGGGAAAGACCGCCTGGATCACCGGCGCATCGAGCGGTATCGGGGCCGCGCTGGCGAAGGAATGGGCCGCGCGCGGTGCCGCGATCATCCTCTCTGGCCGCGACGAGGCGCGCCTTGCCGAAGTCGCCGCAAGCCTGCCCACCGAAACGCTCCTCCTGCCATTCGACGTGCGCGACGAGGGCGCGATGGAGGCCGCGACGGACAAGGCCACCGGCTGGATAGGCCATGTCGACATCTTCGTCGCCAATGCCGGCATTTCGCAGCGCAGCCCGGCGGTCGATACCGCGATGCAGGTCTACCGCGACATCATCGAGGTCGACCTTACCGCGCAGATCGCCGCGACGCAGGCGCTGCTGCCGCACTTCACGGCGCGCGGCAGTGGGCATTTGATGTTCATCTCCTCCATCGCGGGCAAAGTCGGCGTGCCCATGCGCACTGCCTATTGCGCGGCCAAGCACGGCCTCATCGGCTATGCCGACGCGCTGCGCGGCGAATTGTCGCAGAGCGGCGTCGCCGTCCACGTCGTGTGCCCCGGCTCGGTCGCCACCGATGTCAGCCGCAACGCACTGACCGCCGACGGCAGCAAGCGCGGACGCAGCGATAAGGTCATCGACAACGGCATTCCCCCGCAAGAGGCCGCTCGCCGCATCATCGACGCGGTCGAGGCAGGCGAGCGCGAGATCATCGTAGCCGAGGGCATGGAGCAGGCGATGGGCGAAAGCCGCCGCACGCCCGATGCCATGTTCGACCAGGTCGCCGCCATGGTGGCGGCAGGCTACATGGAAAAGATGCAGGCGGAAGACTGA
- a CDS encoding alpha/beta fold hydrolase, whose amino-acid sequence MDWPQTRITLANGIELDTVDTGPRDAPVLIFLHGFPESHRTWRHQIAHFEDRYRCIAADQRGYRGSSKPEGVDSYTPDKIVGDVFLLAEALGVDTFTIVGHDWGGAIAWGVAMAGQMTGKVTRAVIANAPHHAVFQKLLYTSPVQREASQYMRGFRDPAKEALVQKKGLFGILEDQIRWDAPDKMEPAERMRLLEDWQDRDAAIAMLNWYRASPIDIPPLDAPYEVPEGWAPAPFPPITIPTLVIWAQDDLALPPENTDELDRHVSDLTLVKVPDCGHFVPWEAPDAVNSAMEEFFARTG is encoded by the coding sequence ATGGACTGGCCCCAGACCCGCATCACGCTCGCCAACGGCATCGAGCTCGACACCGTCGACACCGGCCCGCGCGATGCGCCGGTGCTCATCTTCTTACACGGCTTTCCCGAAAGCCACCGCACCTGGCGCCACCAGATCGCCCATTTCGAGGACCGCTACCGCTGCATTGCCGCCGACCAGCGCGGCTATCGCGGCTCGTCCAAACCCGAAGGCGTGGACAGTTACACGCCCGACAAGATCGTGGGCGACGTCTTTCTGCTGGCAGAGGCGCTGGGCGTCGACACCTTCACCATCGTCGGCCACGACTGGGGCGGCGCGATCGCATGGGGCGTGGCGATGGCGGGCCAGATGACCGGCAAGGTCACGCGCGCGGTCATCGCCAACGCGCCGCACCACGCGGTCTTCCAGAAGCTGCTCTACACCTCTCCCGTCCAGCGCGAGGCAAGCCAGTACATGCGCGGCTTCCGCGATCCGGCAAAGGAGGCGCTGGTGCAGAAGAAAGGCCTGTTCGGCATCCTCGAGGACCAGATCCGCTGGGACGCGCCCGACAAGATGGAACCGGCAGAGCGCATGCGCCTGCTGGAGGACTGGCAGGACCGCGATGCCGCGATCGCCATGCTGAACTGGTACCGCGCCAGCCCGATCGACATCCCGCCGCTCGATGCGCCCTATGAAGTGCCCGAAGGCTGGGCCCCCGCGCCCTTCCCTCCGATCACTATCCCAACACTGGTGATCTGGGCGCAGGACGACCTCGCCCTGCCGCCGGAGAATACCGACGAGCTGGACAGGCACGTGTCCGACCTGACGCTGGTGAAAGTGCCCGATTGCGGCCACTTCGTTCCGTGGGAAGCGCCCGATGCGGTCAATTCCGCGATGGAGGAATTCTTCGCGCGTACCGGTTAG
- a CDS encoding DUF2332 domain-containing protein, with protein MADGAVMEIVSVPEAIEWQARHAENAGAPGTAQVVRALLALEASEAATARRIFAWQGLSLRDAMPLRIAGGIHNLLLTGDEPRLADVYAGRVASQADVDALLLEIVEAHDARLMPWLDGPPQTNEAGRSASFAAALLWLADGRTTPRFEFLEIGASAGINTMMGRYHYDLGGVETGPSASRMRIAPEWRGNPPPAAAMEFADARGSDIAPVDLTDEAEALRLKSYVWPEATGRMARIDAAIALAKQMPPEIERMDAGDWLEQELARKQEAGVTRVLAHSIMWQYLSDATQARIEAAMQDAGARAGAEHPFAHVSLETNRETFAHELKVRYWPGGESQVHLANAHPHGAWVEWLTA; from the coding sequence ATGGCTGACGGCGCGGTAATGGAAATCGTATCGGTGCCCGAAGCCATCGAATGGCAGGCCCGCCATGCGGAGAATGCCGGTGCGCCTGGCACGGCGCAGGTCGTGCGCGCGCTGCTGGCGCTGGAGGCAAGCGAGGCAGCCACCGCACGGCGGATTTTCGCTTGGCAGGGGCTTTCGCTGCGCGATGCCATGCCGCTGAGGATAGCAGGCGGCATCCACAACCTCCTGCTGACTGGCGACGAACCTCGACTGGCGGATGTCTATGCCGGGCGCGTTGCCTCGCAGGCCGATGTCGATGCGCTGCTGCTGGAAATCGTGGAGGCGCATGACGCGCGCCTGATGCCGTGGCTCGACGGGCCGCCGCAGACCAACGAGGCGGGCCGGTCGGCCAGCTTTGCCGCCGCATTGCTGTGGCTGGCGGACGGGCGGACGACGCCGCGCTTCGAATTCCTCGAAATCGGGGCCAGCGCGGGCATCAACACGATGATGGGCCGCTACCATTACGATCTCGGCGGGGTCGAGACGGGCCCTTCGGCAAGCCGGATGCGGATTGCCCCCGAATGGCGCGGCAATCCGCCGCCTGCCGCCGCCATGGAATTCGCCGATGCGCGCGGCAGCGACATCGCGCCGGTCGACCTGACCGACGAGGCCGAGGCGCTGCGCCTCAAGAGCTATGTCTGGCCCGAGGCGACCGGCCGCATGGCGCGGATCGACGCCGCGATTGCGCTGGCAAAGCAGATGCCGCCTGAGATCGAGCGCATGGATGCAGGCGACTGGTTGGAGCAGGAGCTGGCGCGCAAGCAAGAGGCGGGCGTCACCCGCGTGCTCGCCCATTCGATCATGTGGCAGTACCTTTCCGACGCGACGCAGGCGCGGATCGAGGCGGCCATGCAGGATGCAGGGGCGCGTGCAGGTGCAGAGCACCCCTTCGCGCATGTCAGCCTCGAAACCAATCGCGAGACTTTCGCGCACGAACTCAAGGTCCGTTACTGGCCCGGCGGGGAGAGCCAGGTGCACCTTGCCAATGCGCATCCCCACGGCGCATGGGTGGAGTGGCTCACTGCCTAA
- the hisG gene encoding ATP phosphoribosyltransferase, with product MTNSLTFAIPKGRILDEALPVMARAGVVPEDGFHDKANRSLTFATTRDDMRLIRVRAFDVATFVAHGAAQLGIVGSDVIEEFDYAELYAPVDLDIGHCHLAVAEPKGAQDTGSASHLRVATKYPNITRRHFERMGIQAECVKLNGAMEIAPELGLAGRIVDLVSTGTTLRENGLVETSRIMDISARLIVNRAALKTDPRVAALVEAFRAISEEQSAA from the coding sequence ATGACCAACAGCCTGACCTTTGCCATTCCCAAGGGGCGAATCCTCGACGAGGCGCTGCCCGTGATGGCGCGTGCCGGCGTGGTGCCCGAGGATGGCTTCCACGACAAGGCCAACCGCTCGCTCACCTTCGCCACGACGCGCGACGACATGCGGCTGATCCGCGTGCGCGCCTTCGACGTGGCGACTTTCGTGGCGCATGGCGCGGCGCAGCTGGGCATCGTCGGGTCCGACGTGATCGAGGAGTTCGACTATGCCGAACTCTACGCGCCGGTCGATCTCGACATCGGCCACTGCCACCTTGCCGTGGCGGAGCCCAAGGGCGCGCAAGACACCGGCAGCGCCAGCCATTTGCGCGTTGCGACCAAGTACCCCAACATCACCCGCCGCCATTTCGAGCGGATGGGTATCCAGGCCGAATGCGTGAAGCTGAACGGGGCGATGGAAATCGCGCCCGAACTGGGGCTTGCAGGCCGCATCGTCGACCTCGTCTCCACCGGCACTACGCTACGTGAGAACGGGCTCGTCGAAACCAGCCGCATTATGGACATTTCCGCGCGCCTGATCGTCAACCGCGCCGCGTTGAAGACCGACCCGCGCGTGGCCGCACTGGTGGAGGCCTTCCGCGCCATCAGCGAAGAGCAGAGCGCCGCCTGA
- the hisD gene encoding histidinol dehydrogenase — protein sequence MLLLKTSDEGFEAKFTKVVRDRRESDTQVGRDVSAILHEVRERGDKALVEYTTRFDGHNLSTEDDWSISKETCEEAYKSLDADLREALETAAERIRAYHEGQLPEDRDYTDAIGMRLGARWTAVDAAGLYVPGGRAAYPSSLLMNAIPAKVAGVGRLVVTTPTPKGEVNPLVLAAAHIAGVDEIYRVGGAQAVAALAYGTQRIKRVDVVTGPGNAWVAEAKRQLYGVVGIDMVAGPSEILVIADGKNDPEWIAADLLSQAEHDPTSQSILITDDARFAAQVEDAVDLALMKLPTAKTARASWDAHGLIVIVDSLEDAIPLADRLAAEHVEIAVDDPEPLFAKLRHAGSVFLGRNTPEAVGDYIAGPNHVLPTGRRARFASGLSVLDFMKRTSFIGASQGALEAIGPAAVRLAEAEGLPAHALSISKRLS from the coding sequence ATGCTGCTGCTGAAGACGAGCGACGAAGGCTTCGAGGCGAAGTTCACCAAGGTCGTGCGCGACCGCCGCGAAAGCGACACGCAGGTCGGCCGCGACGTGTCCGCCATCCTCCACGAGGTGCGCGAGCGCGGCGACAAGGCGCTGGTCGAATACACCACCCGCTTCGACGGCCACAATCTCTCCACCGAGGACGACTGGTCGATCTCGAAGGAAACCTGCGAGGAAGCCTACAAGTCGCTCGATGCGGACCTGCGCGAGGCGCTGGAAACCGCCGCCGAGCGTATCCGCGCCTATCACGAAGGCCAGCTGCCCGAAGACCGCGACTACACCGATGCCATCGGCATGCGGCTCGGCGCGCGCTGGACGGCGGTCGATGCGGCGGGCCTCTATGTGCCCGGCGGGCGGGCGGCCTATCCCTCCTCGCTGCTGATGAACGCCATTCCCGCCAAGGTCGCGGGCGTCGGGCGTCTTGTCGTTACCACCCCCACGCCCAAGGGCGAGGTGAACCCGCTGGTGCTGGCCGCCGCGCATATCGCCGGGGTGGACGAAATCTACCGCGTCGGCGGCGCGCAGGCCGTTGCCGCGCTCGCCTATGGCACGCAGCGCATCAAGCGCGTCGATGTCGTAACCGGCCCCGGCAATGCCTGGGTCGCGGAAGCCAAGCGCCAGCTTTACGGCGTGGTCGGCATCGACATGGTCGCAGGGCCGAGCGAAATCCTCGTTATCGCAGACGGGAAGAACGATCCCGAGTGGATCGCGGCCGACCTCCTGAGCCAGGCCGAACACGACCCGACCAGCCAGTCGATCCTGATCACCGACGATGCGCGCTTTGCCGCGCAGGTCGAAGATGCGGTCGATCTTGCCCTGATGAAGCTCCCGACCGCCAAGACGGCGCGAGCCAGCTGGGACGCGCACGGCCTCATCGTAATCGTCGACAGCCTCGAAGACGCGATACCACTGGCCGACCGGCTGGCCGCCGAACACGTCGAGATCGCCGTGGACGATCCCGAGCCGCTGTTCGCGAAGCTGCGCCATGCGGGCAGCGTATTCCTCGGCCGCAACACGCCCGAAGCCGTCGGCGACTACATCGCCGGGCCCAACCACGTCCTTCCCACCGGCCGCCGCGCGCGTTTTGCGAGCGGGTTGTCGGTACTCGACTTCATGAAGCGCACCAGCTTCATCGGTGCCAGCCAGGGCGCGCTCGAAGCCATCGGGCCTGCCGCAGTGCGCCTTGCCGAGGCGGAAGGCCTCCCCGCGCACGCCCTTTCGATTTCCAAGAGACTGTCATGA
- the nusB gene encoding transcription antitermination factor NusB yields MSNNPRSQARSAARLGAVQALYQQQMEGTATARLLDEFHQHRLGKVIEDEEYAEADVEFFDDIVKGVDARRGEIDDLIAARLASGWTLARLDKTMLQILRAGSYELLARADVPMAAAISEYVDVAKAFFDDREAKFVNGILDAVAKEIGR; encoded by the coding sequence ATGAGCAACAACCCCCGTTCGCAGGCCCGCAGCGCCGCCCGCCTCGGCGCCGTCCAGGCGCTTTACCAGCAGCAGATGGAAGGCACGGCCACCGCCCGCCTCCTCGACGAATTCCACCAGCATCGCCTCGGCAAGGTAATCGAGGACGAGGAATATGCCGAGGCCGATGTCGAGTTCTTCGACGACATCGTGAAGGGCGTCGATGCCCGCCGCGGCGAGATCGACGACCTGATTGCCGCGCGCCTCGCCTCGGGCTGGACGCTTGCCCGTCTCGATAAGACCATGCTGCAGATCCTGCGCGCCGGCAGCTACGAACTGCTCGCCCGCGCCGACGTGCCCATGGCCGCGGCGATCAGCGAATATGTCGATGTCGCCAAGGCCTTCTTCGACGACCGCGAGGCGAAGTTCGTGAACGGCATCCTCGACGCGGTCGCCAAAGAGATCGGACGCTGA
- the thiL gene encoding thiamine-phosphate kinase: protein MKALATSPAARGLEDDAAVLPLGSETLVLTHDTMVEGVHTLDGQDPADVAWKLVAVNLSDLAAKGAEPLGLLVSHMLGDDDHRFIEGLRAVCTEYCVPLLGGDTVRSEGTRAWGCTAIGRATHVPVPSRSGARAGDAVYLSGLIGQALLGFEALRDGTGGDESAYCRPRPQLELGHALAPSVTAMMDVSDGLLIDASRIARASGVTLHLDSDAIASMAPEGRLEEAMRWGDDYVLLASGPEGLEAYHPVTRIGTVLARGDEPLLLDGSPPEGKLGYTH from the coding sequence CTGAAGGCGCTGGCGACCTCACCCGCAGCGCGCGGGCTCGAAGACGATGCTGCCGTGCTGCCACTGGGCAGCGAGACGCTGGTCCTCACCCACGACACCATGGTCGAGGGCGTGCACACGCTCGACGGGCAGGACCCTGCCGACGTGGCGTGGAAGCTGGTGGCAGTGAACCTGTCCGACCTTGCCGCCAAGGGCGCCGAGCCGCTCGGCCTGCTGGTGTCGCACATGCTCGGCGACGACGACCACCGTTTCATCGAGGGGCTGCGGGCGGTCTGCACCGAATACTGCGTGCCCCTGCTCGGCGGCGACACTGTGCGCAGCGAAGGCACGCGCGCCTGGGGCTGCACCGCCATCGGCCGGGCGACCCACGTACCGGTCCCTTCGCGCAGTGGTGCGAGGGCCGGCGATGCAGTCTATCTAAGCGGCCTGATCGGGCAGGCGCTGCTCGGTTTCGAGGCGCTGCGCGACGGGACCGGCGGGGACGAGAGCGCCTATTGCCGCCCGCGCCCGCAGCTGGAACTCGGGCATGCGCTTGCCCCAAGCGTCACGGCTATGATGGACGTATCGGACGGCCTCCTGATCGATGCATCACGCATCGCGCGAGCGAGCGGCGTGACCCTCCACCTCGACAGCGATGCCATCGCATCAATGGCACCTGAAGGCAGGCTCGAGGAAGCCATGCGCTGGGGTGACGACTATGTCCTGCTCGCGTCCGGACCCGAAGGCCTGGAGGCATACCACCCGGTCACGCGCATCGGCACGGTGCTGGCGCGCGGCGACGAACCCTTGCTGCTCGACGGATCGCCGCCCGAAGGCAAACTCGGCTACACGCACTGA
- a CDS encoding sodium-translocating pyrophosphatase → MDLVLIAIVLGLLAVVYGIFTSRQVLNSGAGNEKMQEIAGAIQEGAQAYLKRQYTTIAFVGVVVAVLVAVFLGLWPAVGFVIGAVLSGVAGFIGMNISVRSNVRTAAAAQSGLQQGLTLAFRAGAITGMLVAGLALLSIAVFFWYLVGPGGFAPDSDEVVYGLVGLAFGASLISIFARLGGGIFTKAADVGADLVGKVEAGIPEDDPRNPAVIADNVGDNVGDCAGMAADLFETYVVTVGVTMVLTALLFSEVLGDLLLPMMALPLLIGGACIVTSIIGTYFVKLSKGGTNVMGAMYKGFIVSAVLAIPLIYFVISYALGGMGTEIGGAVAGIDPGAPLAEEGTAEQVVSFTGMDLFWCSLIGLAITGLIIWITEYYTGTNYRPVRSIAKASETGHGTNVIQGLAISLESTALPTIVIIAGIIATFQLAGLMGIAYAATAMLALAGMVVALDAYGPVTDNAGGIAEMAGLDDSVREKTDMLDAVGNTTKAVTKGYAIGSAGLGALVLFAAYTTDLAKLFPDADVDFSLENPYVIVGLLLGALLPYLFGAMGMTAVGRAAGDVVVDVREQFANDKGIMAGTSKPNYARTVDLVTKAAIKEMILPSMLPLLAPIVVYFAILFLAGQENAFAAVGALLLGVIIGGIFVALSMTAGGGAWDNAKKYIEDGNHGGKGSEAHKAAVTGDTVGDPYKDTAGPAVNPMIKITNIVALLLLAALAAG, encoded by the coding sequence GTGGACTTAGTTCTCATAGCCATCGTGCTGGGACTGCTTGCCGTCGTGTACGGCATCTTCACCAGCCGCCAGGTGCTCAATTCGGGCGCCGGTAATGAAAAGATGCAGGAAATCGCCGGCGCCATCCAGGAGGGTGCGCAGGCCTATCTGAAGCGCCAGTACACCACGATCGCCTTCGTGGGCGTGGTCGTGGCCGTGCTTGTTGCCGTCTTCCTCGGCCTCTGGCCCGCTGTTGGTTTCGTGATCGGCGCGGTCCTGTCGGGCGTTGCAGGCTTCATCGGGATGAACATCTCGGTGCGTTCGAACGTGCGTACTGCCGCTGCCGCGCAGAGCGGATTGCAGCAGGGCCTCACCCTCGCGTTCCGTGCAGGCGCCATCACCGGAATGCTCGTGGCAGGCCTCGCCCTGCTCTCGATCGCGGTGTTCTTCTGGTACCTCGTCGGCCCGGGCGGCTTTGCTCCCGATAGCGACGAAGTCGTCTACGGCCTCGTCGGCCTCGCCTTCGGCGCATCGCTGATCTCGATCTTCGCGCGTCTGGGCGGTGGTATCTTTACCAAGGCCGCTGACGTCGGTGCCGACCTGGTCGGCAAGGTCGAAGCTGGCATTCCCGAAGACGATCCGCGCAACCCGGCCGTGATCGCCGACAACGTGGGTGACAACGTCGGCGACTGCGCAGGCATGGCTGCCGACCTGTTCGAGACCTATGTCGTCACCGTGGGTGTCACCATGGTCCTCACCGCCCTGCTCTTCAGCGAAGTGCTGGGCGACCTGCTCTTGCCGATGATGGCACTGCCGCTGCTGATCGGCGGCGCGTGCATCGTGACCAGCATCATCGGCACCTATTTCGTGAAGCTGTCCAAGGGCGGCACGAACGTGATGGGCGCGATGTACAAGGGCTTCATCGTCTCGGCCGTACTCGCCATTCCGCTGATCTATTTCGTCATTAGCTATGCGCTGGGCGGCATGGGCACGGAAATCGGCGGTGCCGTTGCAGGTATCGACCCGGGTGCCCCGCTGGCGGAAGAAGGCACGGCCGAGCAAGTCGTCAGCTTCACCGGCATGGACCTGTTCTGGTGCTCGCTGATCGGCCTTGCCATCACCGGTCTCATCATCTGGATTACCGAGTATTACACCGGCACGAACTACCGTCCGGTGCGCTCGATCGCCAAGGCTTCGGAGACGGGCCACGGCACCAACGTGATCCAAGGCCTTGCCATCAGCCTCGAATCGACCGCGCTTCCGACGATCGTCATTATCGCGGGCATCATCGCCACCTTCCAGCTCGCAGGGCTCATGGGAATTGCCTATGCCGCCACTGCAATGCTGGCGCTGGCAGGCATGGTCGTTGCGCTCGACGCTTACGGTCCGGTGACGGACAACGCGGGCGGCATCGCCGAAATGGCCGGTCTCGACGACAGTGTTCGTGAAAAGACCGACATGCTTGATGCGGTGGGCAACACAACCAAGGCCGTGACCAAGGGCTATGCGATCGGATCGGCGGGCCTCGGCGCGCTGGTGCTGTTCGCCGCCTACACGACTGATCTGGCGAAGCTGTTCCCGGATGCTGACGTCGATTTCAGCCTCGAGAATCCGTATGTCATCGTCGGGCTGCTGCTCGGTGCACTGCTACCGTACCTCTTCGGTGCGATGGGCATGACCGCCGTGGGCCGCGCTGCTGGTGACGTGGTTGTCGATGTTCGCGAGCAGTTCGCAAACGACAAGGGCATCATGGCGGGCACCAGTAAGCCCAACTATGCCCGCACGGTCGACCTGGTGACCAAGGCCGCGATCAAGGAAATGATCCTGCCTTCGATGCTCCCGCTGCTGGCACCGATCGTGGTTTACTTTGCGATCCTGTTCCTTGCAGGCCAGGAGAACGCCTTTGCCGCCGTCGGAGCCCTGCTCCTCGGCGTGATCATCGGCGGTATCTTCGTGGCGCTTTCCATGACCGCCGGCGGCGGCGCATGGGACAATGCCAAGAAGTACATCGAAGACGGCAATCACGGCGGCAAGGGCTCGGAAGCCCACAAGGCTGCCGTGACCGGCGACACCGTGGGCGATCCCTACAAGGACACCGCGGGTCCGGCCGTGAACCCGATGATCAAGATCACCAACATTGTCGCACTTCTGCTGCTCGCAGCGCTCGCGGCTGGCTGA
- a CDS encoding acyl-CoA thioesterase: MTHTKTPEQLVAGLVRLLTVAPAGEDRFTGRQQPGGIGRVFGGQVVAQALQAAQATAPEGMQAHSLHAYFLRGGREGVDIDYTVASDFDGRSFANRRVVARQQVGEGEPSAILNLTASFQRPEEGLEHADSPMPDVAPPEDLVPDTELRRRFLEQMGEVSEVQRTLMLRPRPIEMRTSDKLHWMNAEPKPPAAHSWFKAVAPLPPIKDDPAIHRAVIAYASDFTLLGTSALPHGLSWARGELKGASLDHAIWFHRPARADEWLLYATDSPWSGGGRGFNRGRIFNREGQLVASVAQEGVIRRAG; encoded by the coding sequence GTGACCCACACCAAGACTCCCGAACAGCTCGTCGCCGGCCTCGTCCGGCTGCTTACCGTGGCCCCTGCGGGCGAGGACCGCTTTACCGGCCGCCAGCAGCCCGGCGGCATCGGCCGCGTGTTCGGCGGACAGGTGGTGGCGCAGGCCTTGCAGGCCGCACAGGCGACTGCGCCGGAAGGAATGCAGGCGCATTCGCTCCACGCCTATTTCCTTCGCGGCGGGCGCGAAGGGGTGGACATCGACTACACCGTCGCATCCGACTTCGACGGCCGCAGCTTCGCCAACCGGCGGGTCGTCGCACGCCAGCAGGTCGGCGAAGGCGAACCGTCCGCGATCCTGAACCTCACCGCCAGCTTCCAGCGGCCCGAAGAGGGGCTGGAGCACGCCGACAGCCCCATGCCCGACGTCGCGCCGCCAGAGGACCTCGTCCCCGACACCGAGCTGCGCCGCCGTTTCCTCGAACAAATGGGCGAGGTCTCCGAGGTGCAGCGCACGCTGATGCTGCGCCCCCGCCCGATCGAGATGCGCACCTCCGACAAACTGCACTGGATGAACGCAGAGCCCAAGCCGCCGGCTGCCCACAGCTGGTTCAAGGCCGTGGCACCGCTGCCGCCGATCAAGGACGACCCGGCAATCCACCGCGCAGTCATCGCCTATGCCAGCGACTTCACCCTGCTCGGCACCAGCGCCCTGCCCCACGGCCTGTCCTGGGCACGCGGCGAGCTGAAGGGCGCCAGCCTCGACCACGCCATCTGGTTCCACCGTCCGGCCCGTGCCGACGAGTGGCTGCTCTACGCCACCGACAGCCCGTGGAGCGGCGGCGGGCGCGGCTTCAACCGGGGCCGGATCTTCAACCGCGAAGGCCAGCTGGTGGCCAGCGTCGCGCAAGAAGGCGTCATCCGCCGCGCGGGTTGA